The Deinococcus carri genome contains a region encoding:
- a CDS encoding NUDIX domain-containing protein: protein MTDIRLPLGGLKFSVRVAILCVRGERLLANTAEGLGFWFLPGGALSTDEDITTCAAREWLEETGVQPGPLRLVGVLENFFGPPHKRQHELGFYFRMDAPPELPDGRFTVLDNADYFYDWIPLAEVVTRPVYPLALTQFLRTGTGEVRHLVERG, encoded by the coding sequence ATGACCGACATTCGCCTGCCCCTCGGTGGCCTCAAGTTCAGCGTGCGCGTCGCCATTCTCTGCGTGAGGGGTGAGCGGCTGCTGGCGAACACGGCGGAGGGGCTGGGCTTCTGGTTCCTGCCCGGCGGGGCGCTTTCAACGGACGAGGACATCACCACCTGCGCGGCCCGTGAATGGCTGGAGGAAACGGGCGTCCAGCCCGGACCGCTGCGGCTGGTGGGCGTGCTGGAGAACTTCTTCGGCCCGCCCCACAAGCGGCAGCATGAACTCGGCTTCTACTTCCGCATGGACGCGCCGCCCGAACTCCCGGACGGGCGCTTTACCGTGCTGGACAATGCCGACTATTTCTATGACTGGATTCCGCTGGCCGAGGTGGTGACCCGGCCCGTGTACCCGCTCGCCCTGACGCAGTTCCTGAGGACGGGAACGGGCGAGGTGCGGCACCTGGTGGAGCGGGGCTGA
- a CDS encoding NUDIX domain-containing protein, whose product MTDLRLPIGDFIFCTRAVIVCLRDGHLLVNAEKDVDFLYLPGGAVTIDEATPESAAREWTEETGLPAGPLRLVGVVENFFSLSGRRWHALEFFYQMEAPADLPPTSFTVRDNPNVTCLWLPLAEVRERRVVPLPVRDLLDVPAGSVRHIVNRE is encoded by the coding sequence ATGACTGACCTTCGGCTGCCCATCGGTGACTTCATCTTCTGCACCCGCGCGGTGATTGTCTGCCTGCGGGACGGTCATTTGCTGGTCAATGCCGAAAAAGACGTGGACTTCCTGTATCTGCCCGGCGGGGCCGTCACCATTGACGAGGCCACGCCCGAAAGTGCCGCCCGTGAATGGACCGAGGAAACAGGCCTCCCCGCCGGGCCGCTGCGTCTGGTGGGGGTGGTCGAGAACTTCTTTTCCCTCTCCGGCAGGCGCTGGCATGCCCTGGAGTTCTTCTACCAGATGGAGGCCCCGGCGGACTTGCCCCCAACCTCTTTCACGGTCAGGGACAATCCCAACGTCACCTGCCTCTGGCTCCCGCTGGCCGAGGTGCGGGAAAGGCGCGTCGTGCCGCTGCCGGTGCGCGACCTGCTGGACGTGCCCGCAGGCAGCGTGCGGCACATCGTCAACCGGGAGTGA
- a CDS encoding vWA domain-containing protein has protein sequence MTPDFHHLISGSRLRLRGKSAFFATLLLHAEFVPSREVLAVGTDGERVYVNPEVAASLPPDVLDGLLLHEVLHAALSHVQRRGPREKKRWNRAADLIVNGMVAAAGLPTPPQNGRDEHLEKLSVEEVYTALEGQAEGEGDEAGEDLLDGPPSDAPPKGSKSGPQAARQWQQALAQARSVDAMSGGKGDDPLGAHRELARLSPARLDWRAQLWRFLARTPVDFGGFDRRFVGRGLYLEALDDESLTALVAVDTSGSVDDQAVRALVGEVQGVLGAYPHVKAILYYADTEAYGPYDLRPGDAIPAPVGGGGTDFRPIFGLADTHEPDVLIYLTDGYGDFPEKAPGMPTLWVVPPGGLEDEGFPFGDVLRLGE, from the coding sequence ATGACCCCCGACTTCCACCACCTCATCTCCGGCTCGCGGCTGCGCTTGCGCGGCAAGTCGGCCTTTTTCGCCACGCTGCTGCTGCACGCGGAGTTCGTGCCCTCGCGGGAGGTGCTGGCGGTGGGCACGGACGGCGAGCGAGTATACGTGAATCCGGAGGTGGCGGCCAGCCTGCCGCCCGACGTGCTGGACGGCCTCTTGCTGCATGAGGTGCTGCACGCGGCGCTCTCGCATGTGCAGCGGCGAGGGCCACGCGAGAAGAAACGCTGGAACCGGGCCGCCGACCTGATTGTGAACGGGATGGTCGCGGCGGCGGGCCTGCCCACCCCTCCCCAGAACGGGCGCGACGAGCATCTGGAAAAACTCAGCGTGGAGGAGGTCTATACCGCGCTGGAGGGGCAGGCCGAGGGGGAAGGCGACGAGGCCGGGGAGGACCTGCTGGACGGCCCCCCCTCCGACGCCCCGCCGAAGGGCAGCAAATCGGGGCCGCAGGCCGCGCGGCAGTGGCAGCAGGCCCTCGCCCAGGCGCGCAGCGTGGACGCGATGAGCGGCGGCAAGGGCGACGACCCGCTCGGCGCGCACCGCGAACTGGCCCGCCTCTCCCCCGCCCGGCTGGACTGGCGCGCGCAACTGTGGCGCTTCCTGGCGCGGACGCCGGTGGATTTCGGCGGCTTCGACCGCCGTTTCGTGGGGCGCGGCCTCTATCTGGAGGCGCTGGACGACGAGTCGCTGACGGCACTGGTCGCGGTGGACACGTCCGGCAGCGTGGACGACCAGGCCGTGCGTGCCCTCGTGGGCGAGGTGCAGGGCGTGTTGGGCGCCTACCCGCATGTGAAGGCCATCCTCTACTACGCGGACACGGAAGCCTACGGCCCCTACGACCTGCGCCCCGGCGACGCGATTCCCGCGCCCGTGGGTGGCGGCGGCACCGACTTCCGCCCCATCTTCGGGCTGGCCGACACGCACGAACCCGACGTGCTGATTTACCTGACGGACGGCTACGGGGACTTTCCCGAAAAAGCCCCCGGAATGCCGACCCTCTGGGTGGTGCCCCCCGGCGGGCTAGAGGACGAGGGCTTTCCCTTCGGGGACGTGCTGCGCCTGGGGGAATGA
- a CDS encoding MoxR family ATPase, with amino-acid sequence MSLTPAELQTYLEALVNGELKLSTMIWGPPGVGKSSVVAQVARKHGLDFVDVRLSQLAPTDLRGLPVPEADGQGSGVSRWYPPEFLPRGGHGILFLDEVNMAPPTMQGMAQQLILDRKVGSYELPEGWFVWAAGNRKEDRASVFDMPAPLANRFLHLTVRPDFDSWRAYALGRGLHEHVIAFLTFRPELLHHLDPAQPAWPSPRAWEMASHLHRAGLDVAPAIGEAAGAEFSAFVRLYEQLPDLGLVLRGQGTGLRLPDEPSVRYAAVVGLAARAADADEAFHAFTWLADAAGPEWLQLYVATLVSKFQAIGQLGELAGLLGRDERLAGLVQGTLALAEGA; translated from the coding sequence GTGAGCCTCACCCCCGCCGAACTGCAAACGTACCTCGAAGCCCTGGTGAACGGGGAACTCAAGCTCTCCACGATGATCTGGGGGCCGCCCGGCGTGGGCAAGAGCAGCGTGGTGGCGCAGGTGGCGCGCAAGCACGGCCTGGACTTCGTGGACGTGCGCCTCTCGCAGCTCGCGCCCACCGACCTGCGCGGCCTGCCGGTGCCGGAGGCGGACGGCCAGGGCAGCGGCGTAAGCCGGTGGTATCCGCCGGAGTTCCTGCCCCGGGGCGGCCACGGCATCCTCTTTCTGGACGAGGTGAACATGGCCCCGCCCACCATGCAGGGGATGGCGCAGCAACTGATCCTCGACCGCAAGGTGGGCAGCTACGAACTGCCGGAGGGCTGGTTTGTCTGGGCCGCCGGGAACCGCAAGGAGGACCGCGCCAGCGTGTTCGACATGCCCGCGCCGCTCGCCAACCGCTTCCTGCACCTGACCGTGCGGCCCGACTTCGACAGTTGGCGGGCGTATGCCCTGGGGCGCGGCCTGCACGAACACGTCATCGCCTTCCTCACCTTCCGCCCGGAACTGCTGCACCACCTCGACCCCGCGCAACCCGCCTGGCCCAGCCCCCGCGCCTGGGAGATGGCCTCGCACCTCCACCGCGCCGGGCTGGACGTGGCTCCCGCCATCGGTGAGGCTGCCGGGGCCGAGTTCAGCGCCTTCGTGCGCCTGTACGAGCAACTCCCCGACCTGGGCCTGGTGCTGCGCGGCCAGGGCACCGGCCTGAGACTCCCCGACGAACCCAGCGTGCGGTACGCCGCCGTGGTGGGCCTCGCCGCCCGCGCCGCCGATGCCGACGAGGCCTTCCACGCCTTTACCTGGCTCGCGGACGCCGCCGGGCCGGAATGGCTGCAACTGTACGTCGCCACCCTGGTCAGCAAGTTCCAGGCCATCGGGCAACTGGGCGAACTCGCCGGGCTGCTGGGGCGCGACGAGCGGCTGGCGGGACTGGTGCAGGGGACGTTGGCGCTGGCGGAGGGGGCATGA
- a CDS encoding DUF2726 domain-containing protein: MREKAAPTAEPPQATVPDTLPLEVKRYFFSRDENAFFGTLEKVLAPTPYRVFPNVRLNDLFKITADTQRGAVYARLRDKHVDFLIVDSAAAYRPVLALELDGRSHQNEKQQHRDAVKDVAFRSAGLKLVRLPSRTYTAAELGPLLQADLPALRR; encoded by the coding sequence ATGAGGGAAAAAGCCGCCCCCACGGCCGAACCTCCCCAAGCCACCGTGCCCGACACCCTCCCGCTGGAGGTCAAGCGGTATTTCTTCAGCCGCGACGAGAACGCCTTTTTCGGGACGCTGGAAAAGGTGCTCGCGCCCACGCCCTACCGCGTGTTCCCGAACGTGCGCCTGAACGACCTCTTCAAAATCACGGCGGACACGCAACGCGGGGCGGTCTATGCCCGGCTGCGCGACAAGCACGTGGACTTCCTGATCGTGGACAGCGCGGCGGCCTACCGCCCGGTTCTCGCCCTGGAACTCGATGGCCGCTCGCACCAGAACGAGAAACAGCAGCACCGCGACGCGGTGAAGGACGTGGCCTTCCGTTCGGCGGGGCTGAAGCTGGTGCGCCTGCCCTCACGGACGTATACGGCGGCGGAACTCGGCCCCCTGTTGCAAGCGGACCTGCCCGCCCTCCGCCGCTGA
- a CDS encoding heterodisulfide reductase-related iron-sulfur binding cluster — translation MLPLIHKILFFVFALIAGGFGLWGFYRLYLRIRRGAPASEVRWNELGSRLWYAVKTSLTQERTFRRRPVISVLHAFIFYGFVYYIAVNLVDGLEGYFHFTILSTNPLGALYNILADLLSFLVLVGVIGLVIRRLFTTSKRDFRFTEKTLLHPLVKQGYIKRDSLIVSAFITFHVGSRILGQGAKMVQEAREFGHYDAFQPVSSAIGGTLFGGLSDQALEGWRIFGFWGALGSVLAFLAYFPFTKHIHIFMTPVNYALKRPVGTGVLPPMKGLEEAMEAEDPKLGVEKLEDLEWPRLLDAYACIQCNRCQDVCPANATGKALSPAALEINKRMELNVIGAHPSPFTLKPAPFESGASTAHPLLEYAINEESVWACTTCGACMQVCPVQDEQMLDIIDIRRHQVMVAGEFPPQLQTAFRGMERASNPWGISRDKRMEWAEGLKVPTIDENPEPDVIYWVGCAASYDPGAQKVARSFVQLLDKAGVNYAVLGKKEACTGDSARRAGNEFLYQTLAAENVETLNTVRPKLIVATCPHCMNMIGNEYKQLGGHYQTIHHTEYLETLVAAGRLPLAQLQDDVTYHDPCYLGRHNGVYDAPRALITQMAGEVLELERSRDNSFCCGAGGAQFWKEEEEGRERVSDNRFREIQTRLDAAADNVRAYESGEPQKVLAVGCPFCKSMMNSTPEKAKRDDIVVKDVAELMLESVQRATGEWVAPTAAPENTLEESPEPVVPNTELPMDRTGAAPSAGSPVTGVTNADVINAQPGSPVNNPDTDPEPQAAAPSPVTSSSADSSPRRAWKPKGEAASDQPPAASETPASDAAPARKAWKPKAGSDDVSAAPVAEAPAAPAEPAEGAAPACKAWKPKASADDVSAVPVTEAVSGQPSAVSGTDAAPAAPARKAWKPKSEDSATAAPEQAPAEPQPAGERKKWAPKGSGTAAEATPAPSATPEAPAAPAEVSVAEAAPISGERPRWQPKARAAAPTPESAEAVAPALAEEESQAATPEPGEGGRKKWVPKKKD, via the coding sequence TTGCTGCCGCTGATTCACAAAATCCTGTTCTTCGTGTTCGCCCTGATCGCCGGAGGGTTCGGCCTGTGGGGCTTTTACCGCCTGTATCTGCGGATTCGCCGTGGCGCACCTGCCTCCGAGGTTCGCTGGAACGAGCTGGGGTCGCGCCTGTGGTACGCCGTCAAGACCTCGCTGACGCAGGAGCGCACCTTCCGCCGCCGCCCGGTCATCAGCGTGCTGCACGCCTTCATCTTCTACGGCTTCGTGTACTACATCGCCGTGAACCTGGTGGACGGGCTGGAAGGGTACTTCCACTTCACCATCCTGTCCACGAATCCGCTGGGCGCGTTGTACAACATCCTGGCCGACCTCCTGAGCTTCCTGGTGCTGGTCGGCGTGATCGGGCTGGTCATCCGCCGCCTCTTCACCACCAGCAAGCGCGACTTCCGCTTCACGGAAAAGACGCTGCTGCACCCGCTCGTCAAGCAGGGCTACATCAAGCGCGACAGCCTGATCGTCTCCGCCTTCATCACCTTCCACGTGGGCAGCCGCATCCTGGGCCAGGGCGCGAAGATGGTGCAGGAGGCGCGCGAGTTCGGGCATTACGATGCCTTTCAGCCCGTGTCCAGCGCCATCGGCGGCACGCTATTCGGCGGGCTGAGCGACCAGGCGCTGGAGGGCTGGCGCATCTTCGGCTTCTGGGGGGCGCTGGGCAGTGTGCTGGCGTTCCTGGCGTACTTCCCCTTCACCAAGCACATCCACATCTTCATGACGCCGGTCAACTATGCGCTCAAGCGCCCCGTCGGCACGGGCGTCCTCCCCCCCATGAAGGGGCTGGAGGAGGCGATGGAGGCCGAGGACCCCAAGCTGGGCGTGGAAAAGCTCGAAGACCTCGAATGGCCCCGCCTGCTGGACGCCTACGCCTGCATCCAGTGCAACCGCTGCCAGGACGTGTGCCCGGCGAACGCGACCGGCAAGGCGCTCTCGCCCGCCGCGCTGGAAATCAACAAGCGCATGGAACTCAACGTGATTGGCGCGCACCCCAGCCCCTTCACGCTGAAGCCCGCGCCCTTCGAGAGCGGCGCGAGTACCGCCCATCCCCTCCTCGAATACGCCATCAACGAGGAATCGGTCTGGGCCTGCACGACCTGCGGCGCGTGTATGCAGGTGTGCCCCGTGCAGGACGAGCAGATGCTCGACATCATCGACATCCGCCGCCATCAGGTGATGGTCGCGGGTGAGTTCCCGCCGCAGCTTCAGACGGCCTTCCGCGGCATGGAGCGCGCCAGCAACCCCTGGGGCATCTCCAGAGACAAGCGCATGGAGTGGGCCGAGGGGCTGAAGGTGCCCACCATCGACGAGAACCCCGAACCCGACGTCATCTACTGGGTGGGTTGCGCGGCCAGTTACGACCCCGGCGCGCAGAAGGTGGCCCGGTCCTTCGTGCAACTGCTCGATAAGGCCGGGGTCAATTACGCGGTTCTCGGCAAGAAGGAAGCCTGCACCGGCGACAGCGCCCGCCGCGCCGGGAACGAGTTCCTGTACCAGACGCTTGCCGCCGAGAACGTGGAGACGCTCAACACCGTGCGGCCCAAACTGATCGTTGCCACCTGCCCGCACTGCATGAACATGATCGGCAACGAGTACAAGCAGCTCGGCGGGCACTACCAGACCATCCACCACACCGAGTACCTGGAGACGCTGGTGGCGGCGGGCCGGTTGCCCCTCGCGCAGCTTCAGGACGACGTGACCTACCACGACCCCTGCTACCTGGGCCGCCACAACGGCGTCTACGACGCGCCGCGCGCCCTGATTACCCAGATGGCGGGCGAGGTGCTGGAGCTGGAGCGCAGCCGCGACAATTCGTTTTGCTGCGGCGCGGGCGGCGCGCAGTTCTGGAAGGAGGAGGAAGAAGGCCGCGAGCGCGTCAGCGACAACCGCTTCCGCGAGATTCAGACCCGCCTGGACGCGGCGGCCGACAACGTGCGCGCCTATGAAAGCGGCGAACCCCAGAAGGTGCTGGCAGTAGGTTGCCCCTTCTGCAAGTCGATGATGAACTCGACGCCCGAAAAGGCGAAGCGCGACGACATCGTGGTGAAGGACGTGGCCGAGCTGATGCTCGAAAGCGTGCAGCGCGCGACCGGGGAATGGGTGGCCCCCACCGCCGCCCCCGAAAACACCCTGGAGGAGTCGCCCGAGCCGGTGGTGCCCAACACCGAGCTGCCGATGGACCGCACCGGGGCCGCGCCGTCGGCCGGTTCGCCCGTGACCGGCGTGACGAACGCTGACGTGATTAACGCGCAGCCCGGCAGCCCGGTGAATAACCCGGACACCGACCCGGAACCGCAGGCCGCCGCGCCCAGCCCGGTCACGTCCAGCTCTGCCGATTCGTCGCCGCGCAGGGCGTGGAAGCCGAAGGGGGAAGCGGCCAGCGACCAGCCGCCCGCCGCCAGCGAGACGCCCGCCTCCGACGCTGCTCCGGCGCGGAAAGCCTGGAAGCCGAAGGCTGGCAGCGATGACGTGAGCGCCGCGCCCGTGGCCGAGGCTCCCGCTGCTCCGGCGGAACCGGCGGAAGGTGCCGCGCCTGCCTGCAAGGCCTGGAAACCGAAAGCCAGCGCCGACGACGTGAGTGCCGTGCCGGTGACGGAAGCCGTCAGCGGTCAGCCGTCAGCGGTCAGCGGGACGGACGCGGCCCCGGCTGCTCCTGCCCGCAAAGCCTGGAAGCCCAAAAGCGAAGATTCCGCGACTGCTGCACCAGAACAGGCCCCCGCCGAACCTCAGCCTGCCGGCGAGCGGAAGAAGTGGGCACCGAAGGGGAGCGGCACGGCGGCGGAGGCGACGCCTGCCCCCAGTGCAACCCCGGAAGCCCCGGCCGCTCCTGCCGAGGTCAGCGTGGCTGAAGCTGCCCCCATATCAGGCGAGCGCCCCAGATGGCAGCCGAAGGCCAGGGCAGCGGCTCCCACCCCCGAGTCTGCCGAAGCTGTGGCCCCCGCACTTGCGGAGGAAGAGAGCCAGGCCGCAACCCCCGAGCCGGGCGAGGGCGGCCGCAAGAAGTGGGTCCCCAAGAAGAAAGACTGA
- a CDS encoding DegV family protein yields the protein MTIAIVTDSTSDLGPGLLAQYAIRSVPLYVLFDGKMHKDGIDITPADLFRGLKEGKKTPSTSQPSPAEFAAVYSEALETADQVLSVHISGQLSGTVGSARLAAQDFGGRVTVVDSRSVSMGLGMQALRAAQRAAEGRSVPEIVAELERVSQQADIRFTVDTLDFLKINGRIGGAAALLGGLLNIKPILVVKDGRVESGGRVRGHKKAMQDIVDHVRKYVEAHAQSGTRVAFLSTVGGEEYLREVRAGLSGVPFEDLGDHQLGAVVATHAGPGTVGATLEPVTV from the coding sequence ATGACCATCGCCATCGTCACGGACTCCACGAGCGACCTCGGCCCCGGGTTGCTCGCGCAATACGCGATTCGCAGTGTGCCGCTGTACGTGCTGTTCGACGGCAAGATGCACAAAGACGGCATCGACATCACGCCCGCTGACCTGTTCCGGGGCCTCAAGGAGGGCAAGAAGACGCCCAGCACCTCCCAGCCCAGCCCGGCGGAGTTCGCCGCCGTCTATAGCGAGGCGCTGGAAACGGCCGATCAGGTGCTCAGCGTGCATATCAGCGGGCAACTGTCGGGGACGGTGGGCAGCGCGCGGCTGGCGGCGCAGGACTTCGGGGGCCGGGTGACGGTGGTCGACAGCCGCTCGGTCAGTATGGGACTGGGGATGCAGGCCCTGCGCGCCGCTCAGCGGGCCGCCGAGGGCCGCAGCGTGCCCGAGATCGTGGCCGAACTGGAGCGGGTGTCGCAGCAGGCCGATATCCGCTTCACCGTGGACACGCTGGATTTCCTGAAGATCAACGGGCGGATTGGTGGGGCGGCGGCGCTGCTGGGCGGCCTGTTGAACATCAAGCCGATCCTGGTCGTGAAAGACGGGCGGGTCGAGTCGGGCGGGCGCGTGCGCGGGCACAAGAAGGCGATGCAGGACATCGTGGACCATGTCCGCAAGTACGTGGAGGCGCATGCGCAGAGCGGGACGCGGGTGGCCTTCCTGTCCACCGTGGGCGGCGAGGAGTACCTGCGCGAGGTGCGCGCGGGCCTGAGCGGCGTGCCCTTCGAGGACCTGGGGGACCACCAGCTCGGGGCCGTGGTCGCCACGCACGCGGGGCCGGGGACCGTCGGCGCGACGCTGGAACCCGTCACGGTCTGA
- a CDS encoding serine hydrolase, translating to MGSPPPALRNKGRYFLAALALAGGLWACRRPETVPATAAAPVPPTPTTPAPATASPPASRAAAQPLPSGCLAQAPAAQPAPPPPQPLSGRLGLWVAEVDPATLRPLRAVATHPDEVFPLASTYKQAVLWAVLRQFDAGALLPTERFDVTRENQSLGDYPYDDTNVKDLTIRMIQHSDNTATDILHRRVGLKAVQALADDLGLCHTRLILPTKAWWVAEAGLSDTFNGTHLWETATGEDRERLAAAIDADAQKYRFDYLQRRLDAYFEGDADPANDLRVHNLSTPYEFATLLAHEYLRPGLSPRALKWQHEVAALGFGRSALRAEAAHNVAAFYGKGGNGWRILTYTGYFQTKDGRHVVYAFMQHGSDQTYTMPNTRRAFAWINAGVDALLGEQKPAPTEGKAPAVRPAVP from the coding sequence ATGGGGTCTCCTCCTCCTGCCCTGCGGAACAAGGGCCGGTATTTCCTCGCGGCGCTGGCGCTGGCGGGGGGCCTGTGGGCCTGTCGCCGCCCGGAGACGGTGCCGGCCACCGCGGCGGCACCCGTCCCCCCGACCCCGACCACCCCGGCTCCGGCCACTGCGTCGCCGCCCGCCTCCCGGGCCGCCGCCCAGCCGCTGCCGTCGGGCTGCCTCGCCCAAGCCCCCGCCGCCCAGCCTGCCCCGCCGCCGCCCCAGCCCCTCAGTGGGCGGCTGGGCCTGTGGGTGGCGGAGGTGGACCCGGCCACCCTGCGGCCCCTGCGCGCCGTGGCGACCCATCCCGACGAGGTGTTTCCGCTGGCGAGCACCTACAAGCAGGCGGTGCTGTGGGCGGTGCTGCGGCAGTTCGACGCGGGGGCGCTGCTGCCCACGGAGCGCTTCGACGTGACCCGCGAGAACCAGAGCCTGGGGGATTACCCCTATGACGACACGAACGTCAAGGACCTGACCATCCGCATGATCCAGCACAGCGACAACACCGCGACCGACATCCTGCACCGGCGAGTGGGGCTGAAGGCGGTGCAGGCGCTGGCCGACGACCTGGGCCTGTGCCACACCCGCCTGATTCTGCCCACCAAGGCGTGGTGGGTGGCCGAGGCGGGCCTGTCGGACACCTTCAACGGCACGCACCTCTGGGAGACGGCCACCGGCGAGGACCGCGAGCGCCTGGCCGCCGCCATCGACGCCGACGCGCAGAAGTACCGCTTCGACTACCTCCAGCGCCGCCTCGACGCCTATTTCGAGGGGGACGCCGACCCGGCGAACGACCTGCGGGTGCACAACCTCAGCACCCCCTACGAGTTCGCCACCCTGCTGGCGCACGAGTACCTGCGCCCCGGCCTGAGTCCGCGCGCCCTGAAGTGGCAGCACGAGGTCGCCGCCCTGGGCTTCGGCCGCTCGGCGCTGAGGGCGGAGGCCGCCCACAACGTCGCCGCCTTCTACGGCAAGGGGGGCAACGGCTGGCGCATCCTGACCTACACCGGCTACTTCCAGACGAAGGACGGCCGCCACGTCGTCTACGCCTTCATGCAGCACGGCTCGGACCAGACCTACACCATGCCGAACACCCGCCGGGCCTTCGCCTGGATCAACGCGGGCGTGGATGCCCTGCTGGGCGAGCAGAAGCCCGCGCCGACGGAAGGGAAGGCCCCGGCCGTCCGGCCCGCTGTGCCGTAA
- a CDS encoding bifunctional oligoribonuclease/PAP phosphatase NrnA: MTGINEAAPHYAQDVAAVAAKLKMHPGPIVVLSHENPDGDALGSVLGLTRALRALGKTVVAPLDAPRYLRFLPKEGELSAPLTAWPAGALAAVLDVDNNDPARVAGADLSTFTGEVVNVDHHGTNARRAAALVVDPGQPATAMMVADVVDALGVPWSEAIATPLMLGLNTDTGSFRFDSVTPRTFEVAARLRACGARLGWLNDQLGQRPRSYYTLLREVLNTLEFLHGGRVVLARVDASMLERTGASWEDVESYVSLLRGAEGSVLAVMVKDYGDRVKLSLRSRDGVSAQNIAVALGGGGHVPAAGASLTLPYPEVRARLDEAITAELARADAAATAG, translated from the coding sequence ATGACCGGCATCAACGAGGCCGCCCCCCACTACGCCCAGGATGTCGCGGCCGTCGCGGCGAAACTGAAGATGCACCCCGGCCCCATCGTGGTCCTCTCGCACGAGAACCCGGACGGGGACGCGCTGGGCAGCGTGCTGGGGCTGACGCGGGCGCTGCGGGCGCTGGGCAAGACGGTGGTGGCCCCGCTGGACGCGCCGCGCTACCTGCGCTTCCTGCCGAAAGAGGGCGAGCTGAGCGCGCCGCTCACGGCGTGGCCCGCCGGTGCCCTGGCCGCCGTGCTGGACGTGGACAACAACGACCCCGCGCGGGTGGCAGGGGCCGACCTGAGCACCTTCACGGGCGAGGTGGTGAACGTGGATCACCACGGCACCAACGCCCGCCGCGCCGCCGCCCTGGTGGTGGACCCCGGCCAGCCCGCCACCGCGATGATGGTGGCCGACGTGGTGGACGCGCTGGGGGTGCCCTGGTCGGAGGCCATCGCCACACCGCTGATGCTGGGCCTGAACACCGACACCGGCTCCTTCCGCTTCGACAGCGTGACGCCGCGGACCTTCGAGGTCGCCGCCCGCCTGCGGGCCTGCGGGGCACGGCTGGGCTGGCTCAACGACCAGCTCGGCCAGCGCCCCCGCAGCTACTACACGCTGCTGCGCGAGGTGCTGAACACGCTGGAATTCCTGCACGGGGGCCGGGTGGTGCTGGCCCGGGTGGACGCCTCCATGCTGGAGCGGACCGGGGCCTCCTGGGAGGACGTGGAATCCTACGTGAGCCTGCTGCGCGGGGCCGAGGGATCGGTCCTCGCCGTGATGGTCAAGGACTACGGGGACCGGGTCAAGCTCTCCCTGCGCTCGCGGGACGGGGTGAGCGCGCAGAATATCGCCGTGGCGCTGGGCGGGGGCGGGCACGTCCCGGCCGCGGGGGCCTCGCTGACCCTCCCCTACCCCGAGGTGCGCGCCCGGCTGGACGAGGCCATCACCGCCGAACTCGCCCGCGCGGACGCGGCGGCCACGGCTGGCTGA
- a CDS encoding HAD family hydrolase — protein sequence MTPSPRPAPRHVAFDWGGVFTVGTFDGRSTQNMADRSGVPVARVRESYFRHVRQLEVGEWTLPQFWDVMQAETGITLPYADFEALYLSSIHDNLPMYATLECLPAGVRVGLLSNNYPVVSDHLRRDPRFARFDALVFSNELRQKKPHPDAFAALAEAMGVPAPQVAFVDDVQENIEAARLAGFHGLLYHHERHAEFERELGAWLGVPVGA from the coding sequence ATGACCCCTTCCCCCCGGCCCGCGCCCCGTCACGTCGCCTTCGACTGGGGCGGCGTGTTTACGGTCGGCACCTTCGACGGGCGCAGCACGCAGAACATGGCCGACCGCAGCGGCGTTCCGGTGGCCCGGGTGCGCGAGAGCTACTTCCGGCACGTGCGGCAACTGGAGGTCGGGGAATGGACCCTGCCGCAGTTCTGGGACGTGATGCAGGCCGAGACGGGCATCACCCTGCCCTACGCCGACTTCGAGGCGCTGTACCTGAGCAGCATCCATGACAACCTGCCGATGTACGCCACGCTGGAGTGTCTGCCCGCCGGAGTCCGGGTGGGCCTGCTGAGCAACAACTACCCGGTCGTCAGCGACCACCTGCGCCGCGACCCCCGCTTCGCCCGCTTCGACGCCCTGGTCTTCAGCAACGAACTGCGCCAGAAAAAACCCCACCCCGACGCCTTTGCCGCGCTGGCGGAGGCAATGGGCGTGCCCGCCCCCCAGGTCGCCTTCGTGGACGACGTGCAGGAGAATATCGAGGCGGCGCGGTTGGCGGGCTTCCACGGCCTGCTCTACCACCACGAGCGCCATGCCGAGTTCGAGCGCGAGCTGGGGGCGTGGCTGGGGGTGCCCGTCGGCGCTTGA